CGCCAGGATCTGCAGCACACCCAAGGCCAGCGGAATGCCGGTCAGGGCGGTCAGCAGGAAGGGGGCAATTTCCGGGACGTTGCTGGCGAAGATGTAGCTGGAGAATTTGCGCAGGTTGTCGTAGATGGCCCGGCCCTCGGCCAGGGCGGTCGTGATCGTCCCGAAATCGTCGTTGGTGATGATCACATCCGCCGCTTCCTTGGCGACATCGGTGCCGGCGATGCCCATCACGATGCCGACATCCGACCGGCGCAGCGCCGGGGCGTCGTTCACGCCATCGCCGATCACCGCCACCACTTCGCCCATGGCCTGGAAGGCGGACACCAGGCGCAGCTTGTGCTCGGGCGCCATGCGGGCGAAGATGATCTCGTGCTCGCTCAGCAGGCGCTGCAGCTCGATGTCGCTCAGCGGCTCGAGCTCGGCGCCGGTGAGAATCACGGGTTGTGGGGTGGCGAGCATGCCGATGCGCCGGGCCATCGACTCGGCCGTCAGCCCGTAATCGCCGGTGATCATCGCCCAGCGGATCCCGGCCTCACGGCAGCAGCGGATGGCCTCGGCCACCTCCGGTCGGGGCGGGTCCATCATCGCCACCAATCCCAGAAACGTGAGCTCGCGCTCGACGGTCTCGGCGGAGAAACCGCCCGCCTGAGGTGGCAGCTGCCGGCGCGCCAGGGCCAGCACCCGCAGGGCGCCGCGGGCATAGTCGTCATTGGCCGCCAGGATCAGGCTGCGGGTCTGCTCATCCAAAGGCACGATCTGACCCTGCTTGAGAATGGACGTGCACAGCTGGACGATCTCGCGCGGGGCGCCCTTGACAAAGGCCACCATGCCCT
This window of the Anaerolineales bacterium genome carries:
- a CDS encoding cation-transporting P-type ATPase, with translation WTCLGDQTEAALRVLALKGGLDQDDVLSQLPRVHELPFDARRKRMSTLHRTGQGMVAFVKGAPREIVQLCTSILKQGQIVPLDEQTRSLILAANDDYARGALRVLALARRQLPPQAGGFSAETVERELTFLGLVAMMDPPRPEVAEAIRCCREAGIRWAMITGDYGLTAESMARRIGMLATPQPVILTGAELEPLSDIELQRLLSEHEIIFARMAPEHKLRLVSAFQAMGEVVAVIGDGVNDAPALRRSDVGIVMGIAGTDVAKEAADVIITNDDFGTITTALAEGRAIYDNLRKFSSYIFASNVPEIAPFLLTALTGIPLALGVLQILAVDLGTDQLPALALGMEKPEPDVMKRPPRRRDQPILEKRLLTRAYLWLGPIEATLCFLGFALTYAAFGFGGVLGLPPIPWLERMGSARLSLGQVHILASTVYFAGVVTSQAGNAFACRTEKGRVHLLGWLSNRYLLLGIGLELLMLVALIYIPFLSNLFDMTPLPLHTWPALLLFAPILFVLERIRKGAALWLDRLRHA